In the genome of Oncorhynchus mykiss isolate Arlee chromosome 18, USDA_OmykA_1.1, whole genome shotgun sequence, one region contains:
- the LOC110516182 gene encoding GPALPP motifs-containing protein 1: MSDDDLIGPALPPSFRKSNNDESDDEEGFAGPALPPGYKPELLSSSEDDFGQEEVDVVIKRRSKTSSRHGHGSGTTKDGPTAEKQHRVEEAVSRRLEDDDDDDDGFFGPALPPGFSKPQASPERPGVLGPALPPGFHRPASDDDEDDDGEDDFPRPALPPGYTAEPSSGDEEEEEDEEVIGPMPALGAIRDSVALDIERRAQKMKDRLTGADNGPEDVVRETWMTELPPTLQHIGLGARTFKKRAGPESKDRSLWTDTPADRERKLRERLEGKESEETEPVPQLSHKELQMAEKVSKYNETKRGESLISLHEKQMKKRKLDEGAKPVERRAFDRDQDLQVNKFDEAQKQRLLKKSQELNTRFGHSKEKMFL; encoded by the exons ATGTCAGACGATGATTTAATCGGACCTGCCTTACCCCCGTCGTTCAGAAAAAGCAACAATGATGAATCTGATGACgaggaaggat TTGCAGGTCCTGCGCTGCCTCCCGGATACAAACCGGAGTTGCTCTCCAGCTCGGAGGATGACTTTGGCCAAGAGGAGGTGGATGTGGTGATCAAGAGACGAAGCAAGACGAGCAGCAGACACGGTCACGGTAGCGGGACGACCAAGGATGGACCCACCGCAGA AAAACAACACAGAGTGGAAGAGGCGGTGAGTAGAAGGcttgaggatgatgatgatgatgatgatggtttctTCGGACCAGCTCTTCCTCCTGGGTTCTCAAAACCACAGGCTTCACCAGAGAG GCCAGGTGTATTGGGCCCAGCCTTACCCCCAGGATTTCACAGACCGGCatctgatgatgatgaagatgatgatggtgAGGATGATTTCCCTCGGCCAGCCCTGCCACCGGGCTACACAGCAGAACCCTCCAGcggtgatgaagaggaggaggaggatgaagaggtgaTCGGACCCATGCCTGCTCTTGGTGCCATCCGGGACTCCGTGGCTCTGGACATCGAACGCAGAGCTCAGAAGATGAAGGACAGACTGACAGGAGCAGAT AATGGTCCGGAGGACGTGGTGCGAGAGACCTGGATGACAGAGCTTCCTCCAACGCTGCAGCACATCGGGCTGGGGGCCAGAACCTTCAAGAAGAGGGCTGGACCGGAGAGCAAGGACCGATCCCTCTGGACCGACACCCCTGCTGACCGAGAACGCAAACTCAGG gaACGACTGGAGGGAAAGGAGAGTGAAGAAACAGAACCGGTCCCTCAACTGTCTCACAAAGAGTTACAGATGGCTGAGAAAGTGTCCAAATACAAC gaaaCGAAGCGTGGCGAGTCTCTGATCAGTCTCCACGAGAAGCAGATGAAGAAGAGGAAACTGGACGAGGGCGCCAAGCCGGTGGAGAGACGAGCGTTTGACAGGGACCAGGACTTGCAAGTCAACAAGTTTGACGAGGCTCAGAAACAACGTCTGTTGAAGAAGTCCCAGGAGCTCAACACACGCTTCGGACACAGCAAGGAGAAAATGTTCCTCTGA